Proteins found in one Triticum urartu cultivar G1812 chromosome 4, Tu2.1, whole genome shotgun sequence genomic segment:
- the LOC125550233 gene encoding E3 ubiquitin-protein ligase BOI-like, which yields MAVDLQRLRHMLLATGGGHHQLANRPGASAAAMPASGPCYGAAVTGQPYADLFTPPPTMSAADQYSELLALAAVDLARKGDGAQEMTSGNKRRRVDEGSSSVLGEVLAAHAQQQAVAVDHILHRHARKMWAALAEQRRSHLRLIVSTVEARAAKRLKAKDDEVERVRGMNWALEERLRSLYMEAQMWRDVAQSHDTAANVLRADLQRVLDAQAVRGGGGGGDGDGQDDAESCCWGENQVPICAEEEAEVGTPAPTGGVGRCKGCGDGAAAVLLLPCRHLSVCAPCAASAQACPSCGCAKNGSVCVNFS from the exons ATGGCCGTGGACCTGCAGCGCCTGCGCCACATGCTGCTCGCCACCGGCGGCGGCCACCACCAGCTCGCCAACCGGCCGGGCGCCTCCGCGGCTGCCATGCCTGCGAGCGGGCCTTGCTACGGCGCCGCGGTGACGGGCCAGCCGTACGCGGACCTCTTCACGCCGCCGCCGACGATGTCGGCCGCGGACCAGTACTCGGAGCTGTTGGCGCTGGCCGCGGTTGATCTGGCGAGGAAGGGCGACGGCGCCCAGGAAATGACCTCCGGCAACAAGCGGAGGCGCGTCGACGAGGGGTCCTCGTCGGTGCTCGGCGAAGTTCTTGCGGCCCACGCGCAACAGCAGGCCGTCGCCGTCGACCACATCCTGCACAGACAT GCGAGAAAGATGTGGGCTGCTCTGGCGGAGCAGAGGCGGAGCCACCTGCGGCTCATCGTCTCCACCGTGGAGGCCAGGGCGGCGAAGCGGCTCAAGGCCAAGGACGACGAGGTCGAGCGGGTCCGGGGCATGAACTGGGCGCTGGAGGAGCGCCTCAGGAGCCTCTACATGGAGGCTCAGATGTGGCGCGACGTCGCGCAGTCCCACGACACCGCCGCCAACGTGCTCCGCGCCGACCTGCAGCGGGTGCTCGACGCGCAGGCGgtccgcggcggcggcggcggcggcgacggcgacggtcAGGACGACGCCGAGTCGTGCTGCTGGGGGGAGAACCAGGTGCCCATCTgcgcggaggaggaggccgaggtgGGCACGCCGGCCCCGACAGGAGGAGTCGGAAGGTGCAAGGGGTGCGGCGACGGCGCGGCCGCGGTGCTGCTGCTGCCGTGCCGGCACCTCTCCGTGTGCGCGCCGTGCGCGGCCTCGGCGCAGGCGTGCCCGTCGTGCGGATGCGCCAAGAACGGCAGCGTCTGCGTCAACTTTTCGTGA